Within the Haloarcula sp. CBA1127 genome, the region GGTGGACTCGCCGGGATCGCGACGCTGTACTGGCTAGATGTCCTGACACTGGTGTTTGCTGGATACGCACTCGTTCTTCTGTTCCCCGTGTATCTCGTCTTCGCCGCAACAGCGTTGAGCGTGTGGTTGGGATACAACAAAGACGCGACAGCATTACGACCGGTCTACCGTCAAAAGGATTCGAGTGGACGGTCCGAGTGAACACCACCGTTAGATAGGTCCAGAATCCGCCCTGAAGACTCTCTTTTTGATAGTTTTACATACATACTATAGAATTCAGTTTCAAATGCGATTCGATGTCACGAGAGTTGGTTTAAATCGGTAAAACGATTGGGAGCGCCTTCCGAGCGCTCCCAGTGACGGATTTGTGAACTCACTCCTCTCTGTCGATTATTGTTGCTGCAATGAGGTTCCGCATTCCCCGCCGGAGCCGGCCGCTCATCGCTGTCGAAGACAGTCCGATTTCGTCGGCGACTTCGTTCAGGGAGATATCCCTGGGTTCTCCGAAATAGCCGTTTTCGTATGCGGTTGTCAGCGCGATCCGCTGTTCATCGGTCAAGCCGTACGACGACTCGCCGCCGGTATCCGTGTTCCCGTAGATTTCGATGATATCGAGCGAGATGTCGTTCTCGTTTGCATACTCCCAGATCGTATTGAGCGCTTCGCGGTCAGGGAGCAAGAGTCGGACGAGCCACCCGGTGCCCTTCGTCTCTGTATGGACGAGGAATCCGTTGACATCCGTGACGACAGAACTGATGAGTTTCGTTTCAGGAGTGTGTTCGATGTAGTATATGCCGGTCTGGTCGGTCCAGTCGACGAGTTCGTAGCTCTGGACTGTCGGATCAGCATCGAGCATCTCTTCGAGTCGGTCTCTGTCACGATACTCGATGAGGAACGGAAACACCGTGGAGCCCGGATCAGTATTTCCCTGCGTGATGACCCGTATCGCTATGTCTTCGAGGTTCTGTAACGTTGGAACCAGAGCGAGGCGTTCGTGTTCGATGTGTATTTTCGTAGTTATTGACATTTTGTGGTACGGAGATTACGATCGAGGCGTCAAAAACGAATACCAGTTCGACAACGGGGTATCATCATCTGTGAACTGCTGTATGTACGCGGGGTCTCAACGTGAATGTTTACATACACAGATGCACACACGAGGGCAAAAATAAAAAGCTGACTACCATCTCAAATACCCCTATCGTGTTAGCGAGACTGTATTTTCACCAATGAGAACGAGTCTACGGATGCAGTCTAAGCGACGAAGAAACGAGAAACAACTCAGACGACTTGTGTCATTGGAATACTCAATTCGGCGAGCAACACACCTCTCTATCGGAATCTGGATTAACAATCATTTATAATTTCACGTAATAAATACCCGTGATTATCCTACAATGAGCTTAGCAGGCTGTACCCAGTATAGTATATTGATATGAGTGAACCGCAAAACCAATCCACCGCGGATAACGAGTTCTCAAACGACGATTTCTATCTACCGGCAGTCGCGCTACCACCGAACTTCGGTCGTATCGAGGCGGCTGTTTCCGACCTCTTTGACTTCCACGGCGTCGTGCTGATTCCAGATAGTTACAATAAGTAACTCAGCCGCGTAGCATTGTGTGATTTTTGACAGATATCCAACCAATCGTGGTTAGTCGGTCAGTTTATCCACGACCGCTTCGACAGCCTCGACAGGAACGTCGTACTCGTCGGCGACCGCTTGTGCCTGTGCTGCCGAGAGTGAACCGGTTCCAGCGACTGTATGTTTGCTGGCTTCTTGAGGCTGTGAGGGGGCCAACGTTTCGTCGCTGATAGACAGGCTCACTGCGTCCCAGCGGGTGTAGTGACCCATTGCATCGAAGTACGCCTTTGTCGCCCGCCGTTCGTCGTCCCGGAACTCTGCAGTCAGGAGCCCCTCTTCGCCGACCAGCGGACCGGCTTTGACAATCCCCGCCGGGTTGACCAGCATACTCCCGCCCGCTGCGACGTTGAATCCGAGTTCGTCCTCCGAAAATCCGTCCGGCACAGCCTCGCTCATGTACGCCGAGCACGCAGCGACGAACGACTGGGTTTCGAAGGCGTACTCACGCATGGCAGGATAGATATCACAGGTATCCACGGCTTCGCTCGTCTCCGCTCGGGTTTTGTCTCCAGGATGACCGTGCTGTTCCCAGAAACCGGGCCAGACAGCAGCGTGTATCTCCTCACCCATTGCGGTCAGCGCCGCTTTCGAGAGCGTCATATGGTTCTCATAGCAGATGAGCCCGCCGAGTCGGCCGACATCCGTTTCGTAGGTGGCTAGGCTCGACGGGTCGCCACGCCCCCAGATGGCACGCTCCTCGTGGGTCGGCATCAGTTTTCGGTGGCGACCCATCAGTTCCCCTGTACTGTCGAAATAAAACAGCGAATTGTAGAGCGTCTCGCTGCCCTGCCGGTCGCTGACTTCGTTCGTCCCCAGCACCAGCGTGAGGTCTGCTTCCGCGACTGCCTCGCCGAGTATCTCGATAGCCTCGTCGTCAACGTGGAGACTGTGCTTCTGGAGGTCCACCATCAGATCAGTCCACCTGGAGATAGAGACGCTGCCTCGCCAGTATGGGTATCCCGGGAAGTACGTCTCCGGGAAGACGACGATGTCCGCACCGTCCCGACCCGCCTGCTCGATGTACCGGCATGTCTTGTCCAGCGTTCCCTCCTTGTCATGGTAGACGGGCTCTACCTGCGCGGCCGCGAGTGTGAACGATTCGGCTGGCATTGGTTTCCAATTCACAGGCCAGCGACAAATCAGTTGAGCCGATATCTTGGGTCGCGGTCTTAGAAGCGTATCGTGAGAGACGGGGTTGAGCGCCCTATCCTACTGGCGTCCCGGTTCTGGAGCCTGCCAAGCGACGATGATACCGGCGACGGCAACCGCGCCAGCCAGTAGAAACGCCGGCTCGAATCCAGCTCTGTTCACCACGGCGCCGCCGACAATCGGTGCAACAAACGCCCCCGCAAGGCCAATACTAGTCTGGAACGCGACCGCCGTTGCAGCGACGCGTGGGTCAACGAGTTCGCGGACGTACGTAAACGAGAGGCCAAGCGTCAGTTGGACCGCAAACCCGATCAGCAGGAGGACAGCAACAAGTAGTGCCAGCGAGCGAAACTGCGTAAACCCGAGGAGAAGCGGAGCGGCAAGACCGAACGACCACAGCACGACCGGTCGCCGTCGGCCGTCGAAGACCCGGTCCGAGATGAGGCCGCCGCTGATTCGAGATATCACCCCAACAGCGGGGAATACGGCAACGACGAGCCCGCTCACGGCCAGAGAGAAGTCCAGACCCTGCGTGAGGTACGACGAGCCCCAGCTATTCACGAACAGGTACAGCGCGTAGCCAAGGAAGCCGAGGACTCCGACAAGCCAGACACTCGGGCTCCGCAGTACTGCCCCGAATTCTCGCAACGATGGGGCATCGCCTCTGCTCCCGCCGTGCCCGCGGCTCGCTGGCCAGAACACTGCCAGGCCCACAATTGCAGGGGCAATGAAGGCCAGAAAGACAGCCGGCCAGCCGAACCGCTGGGCAATGAGCGGCCCAGTTCCCTGTCCGAGCGCGAAGCCGACCGGCCCGCTGGCGGTGAAGATGCCGACTGCTGTTGCGCGGTGCGAACCATCGACCGCCCGGCTTACCATGTCGATGCCGGCGTTCCAGACGACGACATACGCGGTGCCCCCCAGTACGCGTGATGCAATGATTGCCTCGTACTGGCCACGCCGACCGGCTCGCCAGCCCCACACCCCAGCGACGACTAATATGCCCACCGCAAGTGCCATCGCAGTTCTCGAATCGGTCCGGTCCAGCGCAGCACCAGCAGGGAGGCTGACGACGACAGCGGTCCCGAACATGACTCCGACCAAGAGGCCGGCAGCTGTTGGCCCGACCTGTAGTGAGTCCTGAATAAGCGGTGTAACGCTTGCGGGAACGATCTCGTAGGCAGCCAGTCCCATCGAAATCAGGCTCGCACCAGCCACGAGCCACCACGTCGAGTTGGCTGTGCGGACAGATGTCTCAGCAGTGGCATCCGACATATCGGAATCAGTAGCCTGTGGTGTCATTCTGTCAGAGGGGAGCGTTCGGTCATCGCACTGTCGTAGTTGGCATCGGAGCGAGAAGTGAGAAGCGCAGCCAGTTCGAGTGGCGAACGTCTAGCGAACAGTTCCCGAACAACACCGAAAAAACTGCCTGGTGAGGAGCGGTGGCGACTGAGAGTCACTGTTTGCGAATGAGATAACAGGGCGTATTGAAACCATGGGGCCTGAAGCGGATGATACAACAGAGTGGTTGCCGAGTGCGGCGTAGCATGAACGTGGAACCCGTGGCACGACCACAAACAGAAACAGGAAAGCAATCGGATATATAGACGCCCACCCATATTATAGGAGTAAACATAGAAATAGGGCCTGGTATTTCCCGGTTTTCGTTTTATCTTTCCGTTTATACCGCCGATTAGTCTAAACTCAGTATTCTGTGGAGCCGTATTGAAAAGAACTGTGCCAGATATGTTTATACTCGCGAGAGGTGATACGTGATTCAGTATTTGTATTGAGTCTCCAGGGTTGGCTATCACATCAGATCAGTGTGTTCCATCGGGCAAGTCGAGGAGACTCCACTTCCCCACCGGGATATCGGTTCCAAAGACGCTAGAATATCGTTGAAAAGGGTCGACCGCCGGATTTTGCGGCATTCTAGCGTCAGATTTCGGGGCTGTCGAGGTTGACGTACACCGTTTTGGGTTGCTGATACTGCTCTACCGCCGCCCTGCCGAGGTCGTGGCCGATACCCGACTCCTTGAACCCGCCGTACGGACCTTCGGGTCGGATCGGTCCGTACGCATTGATGTAGACGACGCCTGCATCTATGTCTGCGGCAGCTTGGTGGGCGATATCAGTCGATTCTGTCGCGACCCCGCCAGCAAGGCCGAACTCCGTATCGTTCGCCAGCGCGACGGCCTCGTCATACGTCTTGAACGACTGGACAGTCTGGACGGGGCCAAAGATTTCTTCGCGCGCGATTCGCATATCGGGCTCGACATCTGTGAACACAGCCGGTGCAACGTAATGGCCGTCGGCGAGAGCGTGGTTCTCCGGGGCACTGCCGCCAGTGACGAGCGTAGCACCCTCGTTTCGGCCGATGGTGACATAGTCCGACACCGTCTCAAACTGGTCCTCGTTGGTCAACGGCCCCAGCGTCGTCTCATCATCGAGCGGGTCACCGAGCGTGTACGATTCAGCCCGGGCCACCAGTCGGTCGACGAACTCGTCGTGGATGTCTTCGTGGACGATTGCTCTGGACAGTGCGTCACAGATCTCACCGGTGCTGTAGTAGACGCCTGCTGCGGCAGCGTCGACAGCCGTTTCCATGTCCGCATCAGGAAAGACAACGAGCGGCGACTTCCCGCCCAGTTCGAGCGTCACGGGAGCGATACGGGCGGCGGCAGTCTGCATGACTTCCTGGCCGACGCTGCCACTCCCAGTAAACGAGAGCTTCCGGACATCTTCGTGTTCAGTTAGTGTGGCCCCAGTCGTCGACCCACCACCGGTGACAACGTTGATGACGCCGTCAGGGAAGATCCCATCTGAGAGCTGTGCCATCCTGACCGTTGTTAACGGGGTGTACGCGGATGGCTTCAGGACAGAACAGTTGCCGGCGGCCAAAGCAGGCCCAAACTTCCATGCAGCCGCCCACGCGGGGAAATTCCAGGGCGTGATCTGTCCGACAACCCCGTATGGCTCCATTCTCGTGTACATATGGAGGTCCCCCTGTGCCGGAATCTGACTTCCCTGTTGTGTCCTGGCTACTGCCGCGTAGTATTCGAGCGTCCTGAGCGCGCCTTCGACTTCGCCGCGCGCTTCACTCAGTGGCTTGCCAGTATCAAGACACTCTAACAGGGCCAGTTCGTCAAGGTGTGCCTCCAAGACGTCAACCCACTCCGAAAGGCGCTGGGATCTTTCCGTGGGTGTTCGGTCACTCCATGTTTCAAAGCCGCCCCAAGCGACTTGCACGGCTTGGTTGACTAGGTCGCCATCACAGACCGGGACTGTCGTTATCGGTTCGTCGATGACTGGATCGCGCGTCGGAATCGTCTCTGAACCCGAGACAGAGGCCCCATCTATCCACGGCTCGATAACGATGTCCGCCAGCGCGTCCTCATGGGCCTCCAGATGTCGCTCCCGTATAGCGGTTCGCGTCTCGCTGTCAGGCATAGCTCAGGCGAACTCGTTGACAACGGGAATCCCAATTGTCTCGTAGTCGGTCATGGCAGCCAGTTCGTCGCTAACGCCCTCCAGACCGATTTTGTCGGTTATGACGGCACCGGGGTCGAGCTTGCCGTTCTCGACCATCCGGAACATCTCACCGTACTTCGACGGCGGGAGGCCGCTGGAGCCCTGCACCTGAATCTCGTTCATCACGATTGTATCCGTGGGCAGCGAGTTGTACCCTCGCTGTTCTTTCGTCGTCAGACCGATCTGGACGTGTCGCCCGCGCGTTCTAAGCGATTCGATAGCGTTCTGGCAGGTCTCCTCAATCCCCAGTGCGTCTAGAGAGACGTGCGCGCCGCCGTCCGTGATATCTCGGACCGCCTGTACGACATCGTCCTCTTCAGCTGCATTGACGGTGTCAATGGCCCCGAGCTCTTCGGCCATTTCGAGTTTCTCGTCCATCAGGTCGACACCGATGACGTTTCCACCCAGTGCGTCCGCGATGTGGACCGCCGACAGTCCGATACCACCAAGCCCCTGAACGACGACGTACTCGCCGCGACTCACGTCGGCCTGATGGGCCATTCCACGGTACGATGTCATGAATCGGCACCCCATGCCAGCGACCTCGACAGGGTCCACACCATCTGGGAGCTTCACAGCGTTGATGTCGGCGTTCGGAATCGGGACTTCTTCGGCAAAGGCCCCCGGCGCTCCGGGCTGGAAGCCGAGCCCCAGATGGTTCTCACACAGGTTTTCATAGCCAACACGGCACTCGTGACAGTGGCCACAGGCGAAATTGAACGGGATGGCGACCGTGTCCCCTTCTTTGACTGTGTCAACATTCTCGCCGACTTCGACGACCGTCCCCGACGGTTCGTGGCCGAGAATATGGCCCCGCGGTGGCTTATAATCAAACCAGTCCCAGTTGCCGACCCATCCGTGCCAGTCGCTCCGGCAGACACCGCAGGCGTCGACCGTAGCGACGACGCCATCCGGGTCCGGGTCCGGGCGTTCGACGTCTCTGATAGCTAGCGGCTCCTCGTACTCCTCTAACACAGCTGCTCGCATACATATTGTGTGACGGTACCACATTATAAAAACATTTTCCCGATCTGCTCTTCAGATTGGGTGATATATAATTTTTTGAGAATTACTTAGTAGCGGCATCGTCATTTAGTCTTGGACCAGAAATATAGCAATCTCAGAAATTCAGTTTTACCTGTTAGTCCGGCAGCATCACAATCGAAACGTCTCCCTGAAAATTCAGGACAACCGTTTCGCCACGAATTCGATATTTGTGGCGAGAGCGGCGGCGAGAAGCCCGACAACGGAGATGAGGATGAGGAATGTCGAGACGACACTGACGATGGGCGTAAGGGACTGGCGCAGGGAGTTCCAGGCCAGCACGGGAATCGTCTGCGTCTGATAGTTCGACAGGAACAGCGCCATCACGAACTCCTGCAGGCTGATAATGAACGCCAGCAGCGCAGAAACGAGTATCCCGCTTTTGACGTTCGGCAGAATGACGTGGATGAACACTCGGATCGGATTCGCCCCAAGGTCCATCCCAGCGTCGCGCAGTTGCCAGTCGAACCGCTGGAAGACGGACTGCATCACAAAGAACACGAGCGGGGTGGCCCAGAGACTGTGGGCCAAGATGATGCTGAGATACGACGACCGAAACCCAAGCCTGCTGAAATACACAAGCAGCGTCACCCCAAGGATGACCGGCGGAATGAGCAATGGTAGAATGACGATGGGCGTCAGGATATCACCGAACCGGCCTCTGTGTGCTTCAAGACCGAACGCCGCCGTGATCCCCATGAACGTAGCGACGACCGTCGTTCCGACACCGACGACGAGACTATTGTCGAACGCTCGCAGCCACACCACGTCAGCAAAGAACGCGCTGTACCACTTCACGGAGAGCGCTTGCGGCGGGAACTGTAGGTTCCCCGACGCAGAGAAGGACGTCGCGATGACAATCCCCAGCGGTAACAACATGACGACGAATATCGCTATGTAGCCGATGCGGAACGCTGCCGTCCCCAGCCGTTCAACGTTACGTGGCATTCGTAACGTCACCCCCAAAGCGACCGAGAACAGTGTAGATGACCAGAATGCTCACGAACATCAGGACGAGCATTACCGTCGAGAGGGCAGTGGCTATCGGCCAGTTGAAATTGACTAGCATCTGCTCCTGCACTTCGAGCGCGAACGGACGGTCACTCCCTGCACCGAGCAGCGCCGGTGCGGAATACGCGCCGACGCTCCAGGCAAAGGAGATAACAGTCGCGACGGTGATTCCTGGCATAATCTCTGGCAGAACGACCGCGAAGAAAGACCGGGTTCGGCTGGCTCCGAGGTCCCTGGCCGCCTCGACAAGCTCCCATTCAACGGTTGTCAGGACGCTGTAAATGGCCAGCATCGCATACGGGAAGACGATATATACTTGTCCGATGACGACGCCAAGCGTGTTCGGGACTATCTGCAGGGGTGCCTGAATGAGGCTGACTGCGAGCAGGAGGCTGTTGGCCGTCCCGTTCGGAGCCAGCAACGGAACCCACACGTACGTCTTGATTACGAGTGTCGTCAGTAGCGGCAGCACAACCGAAAATAACAGAGCCGATTTCCGCACCCCGCTCGCGCGCCAGGTGGCATATGCATAGAAAACCGCGAGGACGACTGTGAGTAGCGTCGCAATGATGCCGAGCTTGAACGAATACACGATGATTCCCTGGAGCAACTCAGACTGGAGGACCTGCACGTACGATGCGATGGAGAACGTCCCCTCGGCATACGGGAGGCCCTGTGACTGTTCGCTGAAACTGATGCGAACCAACAACAGAAACGGAACCACGAACACCAGCAACTCGAACAGGATCAGTGGGCTCATCAGCAACAACGAGCGGCGAGAGCCGGATTGCCCTTCGAACGGCGACCAGAGGCGGTCTAACACAGTCGTTCGGGAGTCGACACTCATTGTCGGTCCCTCACTCTCGTGCCGTCGGGACGGAACACCAGTATGTCATCGATATCCCAGCTGAGCTCCACCGTATCTCCCTCGTCAATTGCTGAGTGGTCAGTAACGCTCTGTTCGACGAACAGTTGCTCCCCGCCGATGTCGACGACATGGCGGATGCTGGAGCCGCGATAAATAGTGCTCTCTACGGTCCCGGAAACACCACCACCGCCGTTACCGTCGGCACGGGTCTGGTGGGATGCCCGGGTTGAGTCATCGGTGAGAGGAGCTATTTGCATGAACTCGGGACGGAGCGAGACAGTAAGGGACGCTTCGGGCTGGATTTTCGAAGTCACCGGTACACGGATCTCCGAGTCGAACTCCGTCACCAGGTAGCCGTACTGGCCGTCAATGTCGCTTACAGTACCACTGACGAAGTTTGTATCACCCAGGAATTCCTCGACAAACTTGTTTTTCGGGTCCCGATACACCTCATTCGGCTCCCCGACCTGCACCAGTCGCCCATCGTTCATTATGCCGATACGATCAGCAAGGGTGAACGCTTCGTCCTGATTGTGTGTGACGTGAACGAACGTCTTCTGAAACTCTTCGTGAATGTCTTTCAGTTCGATCTCCATCTCCTCACGCAATCGCTTGTCCAAATTCGAGAGGGGTTCATCGAGCAGTAGCACGTCAGGGTCCACTGCCAGCGACCGTGCCAGCGCGACACGCTGCTTCTGGCCACCCGAGAGGTCAGTTGGACTGTGACTTTCATACCCGTCCATGTGGACGCGGTCCAGCATCTCACTGGCGCGGTCACGCCGCTGCTGTTTTCCCATGCCACGCATCTTGAGACCGAACGCAACATTCTCGAGTACGGTCTTGTACGGGAACAGCGCCCAGTTCTGGAACACCATCGAGGTGTCCCTGTCGTAGGCCGGTTCGTCGGTCACGTCCGCATCTCCGATGTAGACCGTCCCGGACGACGGTGTCTCCAGCCCACTGATCATTCGCATCGTCGTCGACTTGCCACAGCCACTGGGACCGAGTAAGCACAGCAGTTCCCCGTCTCGAACAGACAGGGAAACGTCTGTCACCGCATCGATATCGCCGAACGATTTCGAGAGGTTCTGTAGTTCTATCTCCGACATGAATTATGCAATTCGTGTTGGCCACTGAGACACTGGTCCGTTGTAAACATCGGTCCCGACATCGCTAGTTCGAACTCGCCTCCATCTCCGAGATCCGCTGGTTGAAGCTGTCAAAGTTCGAGTTGATGTAATCG harbors:
- a CDS encoding helix-turn-helix domain-containing protein, translating into MSITTKIHIEHERLALVPTLQNLEDIAIRVITQGNTDPGSTVFPFLIEYRDRDRLEEMLDADPTVQSYELVDWTDQTGIYYIEHTPETKLISSVVTDVNGFLVHTETKGTGWLVRLLLPDREALNTIWEYANENDISLDIIEIYGNTDTGGESSYGLTDEQRIALTTAYENGYFGEPRDISLNEVADEIGLSSTAMSGRLRRGMRNLIAATIIDREE
- a CDS encoding carbon-nitrogen hydrolase family protein — encoded protein: MPAESFTLAAAQVEPVYHDKEGTLDKTCRYIEQAGRDGADIVVFPETYFPGYPYWRGSVSISRWTDLMVDLQKHSLHVDDEAIEILGEAVAEADLTLVLGTNEVSDRQGSETLYNSLFYFDSTGELMGRHRKLMPTHEERAIWGRGDPSSLATYETDVGRLGGLICYENHMTLSKAALTAMGEEIHAAVWPGFWEQHGHPGDKTRAETSEAVDTCDIYPAMREYAFETQSFVAACSAYMSEAVPDGFSEDELGFNVAAGGSMLVNPAGIVKAGPLVGEEGLLTAEFRDDERRATKAYFDAMGHYTRWDAVSLSISDETLAPSQPQEASKHTVAGTGSLSAAQAQAVADEYDVPVEAVEAVVDKLTD
- a CDS encoding MFS transporter; this encodes MTPQATDSDMSDATAETSVRTANSTWWLVAGASLISMGLAAYEIVPASVTPLIQDSLQVGPTAAGLLVGVMFGTAVVVSLPAGAALDRTDSRTAMALAVGILVVAGVWGWRAGRRGQYEAIIASRVLGGTAYVVVWNAGIDMVSRAVDGSHRATAVGIFTASGPVGFALGQGTGPLIAQRFGWPAVFLAFIAPAIVGLAVFWPASRGHGGSRGDAPSLREFGAVLRSPSVWLVGVLGFLGYALYLFVNSWGSSYLTQGLDFSLAVSGLVVAVFPAVGVISRISGGLISDRVFDGRRRPVVLWSFGLAAPLLLGFTQFRSLALLVAVLLLIGFAVQLTLGLSFTYVRELVDPRVAATAVAFQTSIGLAGAFVAPIVGGAVVNRAGFEPAFLLAGAVAVAGIIVAWQAPEPGRQ
- a CDS encoding aldehyde dehydrogenase, with translation MPDSETRTAIRERHLEAHEDALADIVIEPWIDGASVSGSETIPTRDPVIDEPITTVPVCDGDLVNQAVQVAWGGFETWSDRTPTERSQRLSEWVDVLEAHLDELALLECLDTGKPLSEARGEVEGALRTLEYYAAVARTQQGSQIPAQGDLHMYTRMEPYGVVGQITPWNFPAWAAAWKFGPALAAGNCSVLKPSAYTPLTTVRMAQLSDGIFPDGVINVVTGGGSTTGATLTEHEDVRKLSFTGSGSVGQEVMQTAAARIAPVTLELGGKSPLVVFPDADMETAVDAAAAGVYYSTGEICDALSRAIVHEDIHDEFVDRLVARAESYTLGDPLDDETTLGPLTNEDQFETVSDYVTIGRNEGATLVTGGSAPENHALADGHYVAPAVFTDVEPDMRIAREEIFGPVQTVQSFKTYDEAVALANDTEFGLAGGVATESTDIAHQAAADIDAGVVYINAYGPIRPEGPYGGFKESGIGHDLGRAAVEQYQQPKTVYVNLDSPEI
- a CDS encoding zinc-dependent alcohol dehydrogenase family protein — translated: MRAAVLEEYEEPLAIRDVERPDPDPDGVVATVDACGVCRSDWHGWVGNWDWFDYKPPRGHILGHEPSGTVVEVGENVDTVKEGDTVAIPFNFACGHCHECRVGYENLCENHLGLGFQPGAPGAFAEEVPIPNADINAVKLPDGVDPVEVAGMGCRFMTSYRGMAHQADVSRGEYVVVQGLGGIGLSAVHIADALGGNVIGVDLMDEKLEMAEELGAIDTVNAAEEDDVVQAVRDITDGGAHVSLDALGIEETCQNAIESLRTRGRHVQIGLTTKEQRGYNSLPTDTIVMNEIQVQGSSGLPPSKYGEMFRMVENGKLDPGAVITDKIGLEGVSDELAAMTDYETIGIPVVNEFA
- a CDS encoding ABC transporter permease, giving the protein MPRNVERLGTAAFRIGYIAIFVVMLLPLGIVIATSFSASGNLQFPPQALSVKWYSAFFADVVWLRAFDNSLVVGVGTTVVATFMGITAAFGLEAHRGRFGDILTPIVILPLLIPPVILGVTLLVYFSRLGFRSSYLSIILAHSLWATPLVFFVMQSVFQRFDWQLRDAGMDLGANPIRVFIHVILPNVKSGILVSALLAFIISLQEFVMALFLSNYQTQTIPVLAWNSLRQSLTPIVSVVSTFLILISVVGLLAAALATNIEFVAKRLS
- a CDS encoding ABC transporter permease, translating into MSVDSRTTVLDRLWSPFEGQSGSRRSLLLMSPLILFELLVFVVPFLLLVRISFSEQSQGLPYAEGTFSIASYVQVLQSELLQGIIVYSFKLGIIATLLTVVLAVFYAYATWRASGVRKSALLFSVVLPLLTTLVIKTYVWVPLLAPNGTANSLLLAVSLIQAPLQIVPNTLGVVIGQVYIVFPYAMLAIYSVLTTVEWELVEAARDLGASRTRSFFAVVLPEIMPGITVATVISFAWSVGAYSAPALLGAGSDRPFALEVQEQMLVNFNWPIATALSTVMLVLMFVSILVIYTVLGRFGGDVTNAT
- a CDS encoding ABC transporter ATP-binding protein → MSEIELQNLSKSFGDIDAVTDVSLSVRDGELLCLLGPSGCGKSTTMRMISGLETPSSGTVYIGDADVTDEPAYDRDTSMVFQNWALFPYKTVLENVAFGLKMRGMGKQQRRDRASEMLDRVHMDGYESHSPTDLSGGQKQRVALARSLAVDPDVLLLDEPLSNLDKRLREEMEIELKDIHEEFQKTFVHVTHNQDEAFTLADRIGIMNDGRLVQVGEPNEVYRDPKNKFVEEFLGDTNFVSGTVSDIDGQYGYLVTEFDSEIRVPVTSKIQPEASLTVSLRPEFMQIAPLTDDSTRASHQTRADGNGGGGVSGTVESTIYRGSSIRHVVDIGGEQLFVEQSVTDHSAIDEGDTVELSWDIDDILVFRPDGTRVRDRQ